The Cervus elaphus chromosome 9, mCerEla1.1, whole genome shotgun sequence genomic interval CATTCTCTTCATCTCCAAATAGGGAAGAGACAGGCTTGAAAGgtgacttgcctaagatcacacagcaagaCAAAGCTGACtgttatgggacttccctggtggtgcaatggtTAACAATTTGcctcccaaggcaggggacacgggttcaatccctagttggggaactaacatccccccatgcctcagggcaactgagcccatgcactgcgactaagattccatgtgctgcaactaagatcagatgcagccaaataaatatttttaaaagctgcacTGTTTTGATGACAGGAGGTGTGGGAGAAGGGAAGCATCAGAAAAGGGAGGAAGGTGACACTGGGTGAGGACTGCTGACTTGAGCCTAATAAGTTGAACCCAAGGGGTTGGTGTCCTGGGAGACAGCAGGCCTGGAGTACCTGTGAGCCCTGAAAGCCAGTGGGCACTTGAGCTGAGCCTGGTGCCCACTGCGTCCCGTTGGCCTGGAGAGGGACCTGGCCGTCCCAGATAAATGGGGATGTCTGAACGAGGGGGTGCCTTCCAGAGGTTAAGAGCTGAGAGGAGTTGAGAGCAGGGCAGAGCCTGGGATGAGAACTAGGAAGGCTCTGGGGCCTGACACAGATCTGATTCTGGGGGCTGTGGGACTGCTGGTCCCTGGGGAGCAGTGCAGAGAGGGAGGGACTTAAGAGGCTTAGCAGAGAGAGACCAAGTGAGCAGGAAGGAGAAAGGCAgagggggctgggagcagggaggccCTTCCTGGCCAGAGAACAGCGAGTCTAGGGCTGCAGCTTGGCTGTGTCGTTGGCACCCCCTCCATTTCACCAGGGCAAATGTTGGAGAGAAGCTGAGCAGGGGGCAGCTGAGATGAGTAGGGAGACAGATGGGAGGAGCAGCGGTCGGAAAGACACCAGGGCTGGAGTTCCAGTTCAGGAAAAGACCGGGGTGGGAAGGGACGGGGCCACCCACCGGATGACCCTGTGGCACTGGTGGCACACGGGAGTCTTGCCGTCGCCGCCACCGCCCCCGCCATGGCCCCCTCCAGCGGCGGCCTGCACGATGGAGGTGCGGTTCTGCATAGGCGTGGGTGTGGCTGGCTGCGTGTGTCGGGTCAGCACCGTGCTGGTCTTGTCCGGGGCATAGCGCTCAGCAAATGCAGGGTCCACAGCCCAGGGTGGGCGGCTCGTGGGACTGGGGGTGGCAGGGCCTGCCAAGGCCAGGAAAAGTGGCTCCATGGGGGTGCCCGGGGACACCGCAGAACAGCGGGGAGAGCCCGGGGCAGCTTGGAGGGGCCCGCCCCCCATGCCTCTGGTAGTTACCCACCCTTCCCCAAGCCCAAGCCCACGCTCTCTCACCAGGCCAGGGTTCCTGGGGTGTAGCTGAGGCTGGGGTTGGGGCTTCCATCCTGGGCACCTGGCTGTAAGATCTGTCATTCAAGGCCCTGCACGGCCGAGGCTCCTGGCATGGCCCCACCCCCCCAAGCTTGGTCCTGCTGGCCCCATGAGAGATGCCTGGGTGCAGGAGAGCAGAGGACTCCAGGTCCCCCCAGGGCAGGGATGGGTAGGGCAACTTCTCCTGGCCAGGTTCCAGCTGGCTGGTCTGTCGCACAGGGCTGGGAGGTGAAGCAGGGCTCTCGCTTCTGGGGCCGTTCACGAGGGTCTCTCTGCTGGCAGAGCCCCCTTTTGCTGGGTACCCCCACCCACTGAGACCCAGACTGGCAGGGCCCACACTGGATCTGAACCATCTAACACCCCCGACCCCAAATGCAAACCAAGTCCACGAAGATagagaagagaggcagagaaagcaggGCTGAGAATGTTTATTTCCGTGCCCAAAAAGCCAGCACAGACCTGGCAGGAAGGGGCAAAGAGTGAAGGCAGCAGTGTCAGATGGAGCCGGGCCCTGTGCCAGGAGGGCAGCTGGGGCCAGGCCAGCAGGAGGCTCAGTCCAGGGGCAGAAAAGGGATGGGTGAGGTAGGCAGAAGCTGGAGGCGCCAAGGGGAGGTGCCCTGGGGCGGAGGAACAgcaagaaagaggcagagagggcAGCCGGCCGGCGAGGACCAGGCTACGACTGCACGTTGAGCACATGGGCAGAGCGCTGGTGATGCCAGTCCCGGAGGCGGGTGTAGCGTGGGCTCTGCAGCTCCAGGACATACTTTTCCCTGAGGggtagagagagaaggaggaggaagtggaaggaaggagagatggaagggaggcagggagggaggcccgaaggaaggaaggaaggagaatggCTAGCCCTGGCTAGGGATGGCCAGGAGCAGACAGGGCTGGAATGGGAGAGGCCGGAAATGAGAAAGAGGGGCTGGAGCTGGTCCTGTTACCTTGATTTCTTCATGTGCTCCTCATCCGGGTCTTGCACTGACAGGGCAGAGGCAGGCATTGACCAAGAGCAGACAGAAGGCCACCCCAGCCCTGAGCCCTGGTAGAGGGTCACAGGGTGCCGGAAGCCCGGGCCCGGGCTGGGGGACCAGGAGGGGAGTCCGCCCTTCCCTGGGCTGGCACTTACTGAACTCGGTGCCCGTGAGGTGGGCGAGGATGCGGAAGGAACGGGACTGGCCTGTCCCAGGCCTCGGCCGCCAGTCCTCTGTGTCCTCCATCAGCCGCTGCTTGCTGGCATCTGGGACCAGCGGTCGGAGCGGCTGtctgtggggagggtggggctcAGAACCTCGTGCCTGGACGGGCAGCAGGGGCGGCCCCTCCCCGGACTTGATACAGGTGGGCGAGTGACGGGAAGAGGGGTGGGCAAggccagggccctgctgggtgaggggtggggtagggaagtGAGAGGGCAGGAGGGCAATCAAGGTTAAAGGACGGCAGCCAGAGTGGGGAGGGGCCACCACCCAGAGTgccaaaaggaaggaagagagggacagGCAGAGGGGGCTCACTGACTTGTCAGGGGTCTGCACCTGTGAAGGAAATaagacagatggacagataaaGGTACAAAGAGATAGACAAGGGGAGGAAGAAAGATGGCAAGGGGTCAGAATAGCCAGGGGCAAGGCTGCACTGAGTATCTGGGCTCAGTCGGCCAACATCAAATCCCAACCCCAGGCGACCACCGCGTAGGGGGCGGCGCTGCCTTGCTCACAGCCCCCAGGGGGGCCGGCCCAAGGCAGGAGCCACATCCCTGTGCCTGCAGTACCCGCCCCAGCCACCAGGGGTCGCTGTCGCACGGTTCGGGCCAGGCTGGGGCGCAGCACAGACAGAGCAGCAGCGGGCAGCCGGCGGGCGTGCGGAGGTGGAGACATAGCGTGGACGGGCAGGACAGACGTACCCATTCTGCTGCGGGGTGCTGTCTGCGGACGGGTTCGCCCCGAAAGGCCGGGCCGTCTTGTTGAGGGAGGCGCTGGGTGCAAAGGTGTACCGCGGGGGGTCCGCGGCGGGGGCCAGGGCCTGGGCAGAGACAGAGCGGGGAGGGCGGGCAGGGCGGGAGGAGGCGGGGGATCTGGCCAGAGTGGGGCGTCCCCTGGCACGAAGAGGCCAGCGGTACTCCAGCCCTACCCCCACACATCTGGCCTGAGGCTCCGGGGAGGGGGAGACTCAGGTTTCAAGGAACCCATTTGGGAGCAATGATCTCAGCCCACGCAGTCCGAGGGCGGGTGGGCTAGTGCAGCTTGCAGCACAGGCCGgcgggagagagggaaggaggcaggcaggcagacggATGGACCGACAGGCAGACATGCATGGTGCTCTGACCGTGCGGCAGTCCCTGGCCCAACTCCCAGTTCCCAGACTCCCCAGCTCTGGCCTCCACCCTCTACTCCCGGCCAGGGATGGGGGGAGTCCAAGGTTGCACCAGGGAGGGCAGGTGAGCCTGGATGTCCAGTCCCACCCCTCCTGCTGCCCACATATCCCAAGCCCATCCCCTACCTTCTGCTGTTTGCTCTGAGCCGGCTGAGCtctagaagagaaggggaagCGTTGATGATGGGCCACGCCCAAGGGCACGCCCACCTGTCAGGGCTGCTCAGCTCAGGCTTACCTGCTGAGGCTGAGGCTAAGGCGCTCCCCGCAGGCACGGATCTTGTTCTGGGCTTCGATGTGTGTGAGGCCCCCCGCGTTCTCGCCATCAATACTCAGCACCCAGTCACCCACGGCCACGCCGGCCTGTGCAGCTTTACCCCCAGGGGTGAGCTATGGAGAGATGGAGGGTCATGGAGGACCAAGACTCTGCTGACCAAACTCAGGCAAATAGCAGCCAACCCTGCCTTTCCTCAGCTGCCCCACTCACAGAACCCAGGGGTTTCTTCATTCAACGTGTTTCTGGACTACTGTTGGATACTAAAGCCATCTGAGAGGGGGTGGAGCTCGCTTGAGCTTCACCATCACCTCAAGCACTCCGCTTACACATTCATTCACCTCCAAGGACCCTCCTCACGGTTCAGAAGCTGCTGACATCAATATGCAGCCACCTTCAGGCTAAAACACAAGTGTTTCCGCTCTAACTGAAGCTTCTGAGGTCTCTGCTGG includes:
- the PDLIM7 gene encoding PDZ and LIM domain protein 7 isoform X2, which codes for MDSFKVVLEGPAPWGFRLQGGKDFNVPLSISRLTPGGKAAQAGVAVGDWVLSIDGENAGGLTHIEAQNKIRACGERLSLSLSRAQPAQSKQQKVQTPDKQPLRPLVPDASKQRLMEDTEDWRPRPGTGQSRSFRILAHLTGTEFMQDPDEEHMKKSSQVPRMEAPTPASATPQEPWPGPATPSPTSRPPWAVDPAFAERYAPDKTSTVLTRHTQPATPTPMQNRTSIVQAAAGGGHGGGGGGDGKTPVCHQCHRVIRGRYLVALGHAYHPEEFVCSQCGKVLEEGGFFEEKGAIFCPPCYDVRYAPSCAKCKKKITGEIMHALKMTWHVHCFTCAACKTPIRNRAFYMEEGAPYCERDYEKMFGTKCRGCDFKIDAGDRFLEALGFSWHDTCFVCAICQINLEGKTFYSKKDKPLCKSHAFSHV
- the PDLIM7 gene encoding PDZ and LIM domain protein 7 isoform X1: MDSFKVVLEGPAPWGFRLQGGKDFNVPLSISRLTPGGKAAQAGVAVGDWVLSIDGENAGGLTHIEAQNKIRACGERLSLSLSRAQPAQSKQQKALAPAADPPRYTFAPSASLNKTARPFGANPSADSTPQQNGQPLRPLVPDASKQRLMEDTEDWRPRPGTGQSRSFRILAHLTGTEFMQDPDEEHMKKSSQVPRMEAPTPASATPQEPWPGPATPSPTSRPPWAVDPAFAERYAPDKTSTVLTRHTQPATPTPMQNRTSIVQAAAGGGHGGGGGGDGKTPVCHQCHRVIRGRYLVALGHAYHPEEFVCSQCGKVLEEGGFFEEKGAIFCPPCYDVRYAPSCAKCKKKITGEIMHALKMTWHVHCFTCAACKTPIRNRAFYMEEGAPYCERDYEKMFGTKCRGCDFKIDAGDRFLEALGFSWHDTCFVCAICQINLEGKTFYSKKDKPLCKSHAFSHV
- the PDLIM7 gene encoding PDZ and LIM domain protein 7 isoform X3; amino-acid sequence: MDSFKVVLEGPAPWGFRLQGGKDFNVPLSISRLTPGGKAAQAGVAVGDWVLSIDGENAGGLTHIEAQNKIRACGERLSLSLSRAQPAQSKQQKALAPAADPPRYTFAPSASLNKTARPFGANPSADSTPQQNGQPLRPLVPDASKQRLMEDTEDWRPRPGTGQSRSFRILAHLTGTEFMQDPDEEHMKKSREKYVLELQSPRYTRLRDWHHQRSAHVLNVQS